The Bradyrhizobium sp. B097 genome contains the following window.
CGGATGACTGAGCTGCAACCAGATTTGCGCGCCCCTGGCCCGGCCGATCCGCGCCCAGTTTCGGAACGCTTCAAGCGGCGTGCCGTCCTCCAGCACGACGCCGCCCGGGCCGGTCATGGCGCGGCGATCGATCATGACATTGCCGGTGATGATGAGGCCGGCGCCGCCGTCGGCCCAGGCCTGATAGAGGCGCAGCAGTTCGGCCGACGGGAGATGCCCGGCGTCGGCCATGTTCTCCTCCATCGCCGCCTTGGCGATGCGGTTGGGAACGCTGGTCCCGTTGGGCAGAGTGAGGGAATCGAACGACGACATGAGCCAGCTTCCTTACCGAGTTCCTTGTTGATCTGCGCGCACCCTAACCTTAAAGTTAGCTTTAAGGTCAAGCAGCAAGGAGCACGGCGGTGAAGATCGGGGAACTGGCTCGGGAGTCCGGCCTCGCGCCGTCGCGCATCCGTTTCTATGAGCGGGAGGGCCTGATCGGGTCGATCGATCGCGGCCTGAATGGCTATCGGCAGTATTCGCGCGGAACCAGGCAGGTCCTCGAGATCATCGTGATGGCCCAGCAGGCCGGGTTCTCGCTCGACGAGATCCGGAACCTGCTGCCGCCACACGGCAAGGGAGACTGGAGCCGCGACACGCTGGTGGCCGCGCTCAAGGCCAAGGTGGTCGAGGTCGCAGCCTTGCAGCACCGCTTGTCTGAAACCCAGGCCGGGCTCGAGGCCGTGATCGCCCGGATCGAAGCCACGCCGCCCGGCGGCGACTGCTTTGAGAATG
Protein-coding sequences here:
- a CDS encoding MerR family transcriptional regulator, translating into MKIGELARESGLAPSRIRFYEREGLIGSIDRGLNGYRQYSRGTRQVLEIIVMAQQAGFSLDEIRNLLPPHGKGDWSRDTLVAALKAKVVEVAALQHRLSETQAGLEAVIARIEATPPGGDCFENAEAVLAGLREQSKAG